In Quercus robur chromosome 10, dhQueRobu3.1, whole genome shotgun sequence, a genomic segment contains:
- the LOC126702653 gene encoding disease resistance protein RPV1-like isoform X3 — translation MALLDMKTDSSSFPSSSSAAVRWNYDVFLSFRGKDTRYNFVGHLYEALIQKGIHIFKDDINLDRGRPILPELLKAIGESRFAIVIISEDYASSDSCLVELAHIIHCKKEMGMTILPVFHHVDPSNIRKQLGTFEQAFIEHEKKENKETVEKWRDALREVGSLSGWHLKEYCSEIENIKDIVGCISLHLKYDALPYIAKDLVGINSRMEEFESHLALGSNDVRFIGIWGMGGMGKTTLARVVYYMVSIKFEACSFIEDVRERSERDGLVTLQQDLISDILKGTDLKIRDKYDGVINIRNRLRCKRILLVLDDVDKLDQLKFLVGEHDWFGPGSRIIITTRDEHVLKTHEVNEIYEVDGLNDEHALRLFSSKAFKGKHVPNDYLELSKHFLNYARGLPLALEVLGSFLNGKSIAEWKSALERLKDFPERIILQALKISFDGLRDAEKEIFLHIACFLNHKEKDHVLEVLDSLGLHPVIGLKELIDKSLLKITYMHIVWMHDLLEEMGKDIVRNECLNDPGKRSRLWCYKDIESVLKKNKGMKAVQAMHILCNYDKDEHEVKETCWSPEAISQMYNLKFLRIYGIFQDPQHLPNSLRVLCWSYYPSNSLPSTFQPDELVMLCLPHSRNEQLCIGIKNFDKLKIIDLSSSGFIISPDFTGVPNLEKLNLSSCQKLRELHPSVGILKKLVHFDLKFCENLVCLPNTICSLNSLERLDLCGCSNFDNLPENLGNLKGLKMLYLSGTAIKELPSSIDGLTTLTSLTLNDCKNLVCLPSTICSLKLLERLDLSRCSNFDNLPENLGNLKGLKNLHLSGTAIKELPSSIDGLTTLTSLTLNDCKNLVCLPSTICSLKLLECLDLYGCSNFDNLPENLGNLKGLEELYLSGTAIKELPSSIDGLTALTLLSLKDCENLVCLPSTICSLKLLERLDLSRCSNFDNLPENLGNLKGLKMLYLSGTAIKELPSSIDGLTTLTSLTLNDCKNLVCLPSTICSLKLLERLDLSRCSNFDNLPENLGNLKGLKELNLSGTSIKELPSSIDGLTALTSLTLQDCENLVCLPSTICSLKLLECLDLYGCSNFDNLPENLGNLKGLKNLHLSGTAIKELPSSIDGLTTLTSLTLNDCKNLVCLPSIICSLNSLERLDLYGCSNFDNLPENLGNLKGLKNLHLSGTAIKELPSSIDGLTTLTSLTLNDCKNLVCLPSTICSLNSLERLDLCGCSNFDNLLENLGNLNGLKNLHLSGTAIKELPSSIDGLTTLTSLTLWSCRNLVCLPNTICCLISLECLEISGCSSFEYLPENLGNVKGLKKLGLSGSAIKELPSSIERLMHLTSLNLLDCFNLGCLPNTTCGFKFHGTLDLSTCSRFKNLPEMPWIIEGLLMLDLSNTVIEEMPSSIGRLTDLTALTLRFCMNLVRLPSTICSWKSLESLDLLGCLKFKNLPKNIGNMKDLEVLNLCWTSIIEFPSSIVLLKNLKHLYIRGWKLSEFYSQSASLELMDPLWNLPFSQPTSPQECIGLPSFLYSSLPTSPVLVGLLLPSLSGLHSLTYLCINDCDLLSIPDDIGCLSSLECLNLSGNNFVSLPESMSQLFNLRRLYLEGCKRLQSLGNVLSTIDSVIANDCSSLERLPELQFYPFMSNHSLFQCFNCFKLVDYIQNGSNMLQGLPNIVIPGGEIPKWFSNEFQGDNIQLSFPGCDELMGIVLCVVFVPNGSHQYHRNWNFTCIFQLNGLKIADFSQSYYFTTKYGRIESPHIWLLYLSTHRSVSNWGKICSRIDANGFRQLKIQIFAEVVEKIGVQLVYKQDMEDPNQTMAQCISNNSTLYEDFGVVHHDIDNSPIESSRNKQSRDVDDGAGPSGEGYSNEEPQPKWIQGEIFDYFAMEGGDQISKKLESIHGGKEDIYQDIEDPNQTLTQLSINSRKLYEELGDLSHDSYNSAAEGSRIKRRLDEEDGAGPSGEGYSNNEPHPKTRRMYG, via the exons ATGGCTTTATTGGACATGAAGACGGACTCGTCATCTTTCCCAAGTTCTTCTTCAGCTGCTGTCCGATGGAATTATGACGTCTTTCTCAGTTTCAGAGGCAAGGACACCCGCTACAATTTTGTGGGTCATCTTTATGAAGCTTTGATACAAAAAGGCATTCACATTTTTAAAGACGATATAAACCTTGACAGAGGAAGACCCATCTTACCAGAGCTGTTGAAAGCAATAGGGGAGTCGAGATTTGCTATTGTCATTATCTCAGAAGACTACGCATCTTCAGATTCGTGTTTAGTTGAACTTGCACACATCATTCACTGCAAGAAAGAGATGGGAATGACAATTCTGCCTGTTTTTCACCATGTGGATCCATCCAATATACGGAAACAACTGGGAACTTTTGAGcaggcatttattgaacatgaAAAAAAGGAGAACAAAGAGACGGTGGAGAAATGGAGAGATGCTTTGAGAGAAGTGGGCAGCCTGAGCGGATGGCATTTAAAGGAATATTG CTCTGAGATAGAAAACATCAAAGACATCGTGGGATGTATATCGCTTCACTTGAAATATGATGCATTACCATACATTGCCAAGGACCTAGTAGGAATAAACTCTCGAATGGAGGAATTTGAGTCGCATTTAGCTTTAGGGTCAAACGATGTTCGCTTTATAGGGATTTGGGGGATGGGGGGAATGGGCAAGACAACTCTTGCTAGAGTTGTTTATTATATGGTTTCTATTAAATTTGAAGCTTGTAGTTTTATTGAGGATGTTAGGGAAAGATCTGAAAGAGATGGTTTAGTTACACTACAACAGGATCTTATTTCTGATATTTTGAAGGGAACAGATTTGAAAATTAGAGATAAGTATGATGGAGTTATCAATATCAGGAATAGGTTACGTTGTAAAAGGATTCTTCTTGTCCTTGATGATGTAGATAAATTGGACCAGTTGAAATTCTTAGTTGGGGAGCATGATTGGTTTGGTCCGGGCAGTAGAATTATCATAACAACAAGAGATGAGCATGTGTTGAAAACACATGAAGTAAATGAAATATATGAAGTTGATGGATTGAATGATGAACATGCTCTTCGACTATTTTCATCAAAAGCCTTTAAAGGCAAACATGTCCCAAATGATTATTTAGAGCTGTCTAAACATTTTTTGAATTATGCTAGGGGCCTTCCATTAGCTCTTGAGGTTTTAGGTTCATTTTTGAATGGAAAAAGTATTGCTGAATGGAAAAGTGCATTAGAGAGGCTCAAAGATTTTCCTGAGAGAATCATTCTCCAAGCACTTAAAATAAGTTTCGATGGACTCCGTGATGCAGAGAAGGAAATATTCCTGCATATTGCATGCTTCCTTAACCACAAGGAGAAAGATCATGTATTAGAAGTACTGGATAGTCTTGGCCTTCATCCTGTCATTGGATTGAAGGAACTCATTGATAAATCCCTCTTGAAAATTACGTATATGCATATAGTGTGGATGCATGATTTACTAGAAGAAATGGGGAAGGACATAGTTCGTAACGAGTGCCTTAATGATCCTGGAAAGCGTAGTAGATTGTGGTGTTATAAGGACATTGAAAGCgtgttgaaaaaaaataag GGAATGAAAGCAGTTCAAGCCAtgcatattttgtgtaattatgATAAAGATGAACATGAAGTAAAAGAGACATGTTGGAGCCCTGAGGCCATTTCGCAAATGTACAATCTTAAATTTCTTAGAATTTATGGTATTTTCCAGGATCCTCAACATCTTCCAAATTCTTTAAGAGTTCTCTGTTGGAGTTATTATCCTTCAAATTCTCTACCGTCAACTTTCCAGCCAGATGAGCTTGTTATGCTTTGTTTGCCACATAGCAGAAATGAACAACTTTGCATAGGAATAAAG aattttgacaagttgaagatCATCGACTTGTCTTCGTCGGGCTTCATTATATCCCCAGACTTCACTGGAGTCCCAAATCTTGAGAAATTAAATCTTTCATCTTGTCAAAAATTACGTGAGCTTCACCCATCCGTTGGAATTCTTAAAAAGCTTGTTCATTTTGATCTAAAGTTTTGCGAAAATCTTGTGTGTCTTCCTAACACCATTTGTAGTTTGAATTCACTTGAACGGCTTGATCTTTGTGG ATGCtcaaattttgacaacttgCCGGAGAACCTAGGGAATCTCAAAGGTCTCAAGATGCTTTATTTGAGTGGAACAGCTATAAAAGAGCTGCCTTCATCAATTGATGGTTTGACAACCCTTACTTCGTTGACTCTTAACGATTGTAAGAATCTTGTGTGTCTTCCTAGCACcatttgtagtttgaaattGCTAGAACGTCTTGATCTTTCTAGATGCtcaaattttgacaacttgCCGGAGAACCTAGGGAATCTCAAAG GTCTCAAGAACCTTCACTTGAGTGGAACAGCTATAAAAGAGTTGCCTTCATCAATTGATGGTTTGACAACCCTTACTTCATTGACTCTTAACGATTGTAAGAATCTTGTGTGCCTTCCTAGCACcatttgtagtttgaaattGCTAGAATGTCTTGATCTTTATGG ATGCtcaaattttgacaacttgCCGGAGAACCTAGGGAATCTCAAAGGTCTCGAGGAGCTTTATTTGAGTGGAACAGCTATAAAAGAGCTGCCTTCATCAATTGATGGTTTGACAGCCCTTACTTTATTGAGTCTCAAAGATTGTGAGAATCTTGTGTGTCTTCCTAGCACcatttgtagtttgaaattGCTAGAACGTCTTGATCTTTCTAGATGCtcaaattttgacaacttgCCGGAGAACCTAGGGAATCTCAAAGGTCTCAAGATGCTTTATTTGAGTGGAACAGCTATAAAAGAGCTGCCTTCATCAATTGATGGTTTGACAACCCTTACTTCGTTGACTCTTAACGATTGTAAGAATCTTGTGTGTCTTCCTAGCACcatttgtagtttgaaattGCTAGAACGTCTTGATCTTTCTAGATGCtcaaattttgacaacttgCCGGAGAACCTAGGGAATCTCAAAG GTCTCAAGGAGCTTAATTTGAGTGGAACATCTATAAAAGAGCTGCCTTCATCAATTGATGGTTTGACAGCCCTTACATCATTGACTCTCCAAGATTGTGAGAATCTTGTGTGCCTTCCTAGCACcatttgtagtttgaaattGCTAGAATGTCTTGATCTTTATGGGTGCtcaaattttgacaacttgCCGGAGAACCTAGGGAATCTCAAAG GTCTCAAGAACCTTCACTTGAGTGGAACAGCTATAAAAGAGTTGCCTTCATCAATTGATGGTTTGACAACCCTTACTTCATTGACTCTTAACGATTGTAAGAATCTTGTGTGTCTTCCTAGCATCATTTGTAGTTTGAATTCACTTGAAAGGCTTGATCTTTATGGGTGCtcaaattttgacaacttgCCGGAGAACCTAGGAAATCTCAAAGGTCTCAAGAACCTTCACTTGAGTGGAACAGCTATAAAAGAATTGCCTTCATCAATTGATGGTTTGACAACCCTTACTTCATTGACTCTTAACGATTGTAAGAATCTTGTGTGTCTTCCTAGCACCATTTGTAGTTTGAATTCACTTGAAAGGCTTGATCTTTGTGGGTGCtcaaattttgacaacttgCTGGAGAACCTAGGAAATCTCAATGGTCTCAAGAACCTTCACTTGAGTGGAACAGCTATAAAAGAGTTGCCTTCATCAATTGATGGTTTGACAACCCTTACTTCATTGACTCTTTGGAGTTGCAGAAATCTTGTGTGTCTTCCTAACACCATTTGTTGTTTGATATCGCTTGAATGTCTTGAGATTTCTGGGTGCTCAAGTTTTGAATACTTGCCAGAGAATCTAGGGAATGTCAAAGGCCTAAAGAAGCTTGGTTTGAGTGGATCAGCTATAAAGGAGTTGCCTTCATCAATTGAACGTTTGATGCACCTTACTTCATTGAATTTGCTTGATTGCTTTAATCTTGGGTGTCTTCCTAACACAACTTGTGGTTTTAAGTTCCATGGCACTCTTGATCTTTCTACATGCTCAAGATTCAAAAACTTGCCAGAGATGCCATGGATAATCGAAGGTCTATTGATGCTTGATTTGAGTAATACAGTTATAGAAGAGATGCCTTCATCAATTGGCCGTTTGACTGACCTTACTGCATTGACTCTAAGATTTTGCATGAATCTTGTGCGCCTTCCTAGCACCATTTGTAGTTGGAAATCGCTTGAATCTCTTGATCTTTTAGGatgtttaaaattcaaaaacttgcCAAAGAACATAGGAAATATGAAAGATTTGGAGGTGCTCAATTTGTGTTGGACATCCATAATAGAGTTTCCTTCTTCCATTGTTCTCCTTAAAAATCTCAAACATCTATATATTCGTGGATGGAAATTATCTGAATTTTATTCCCAGTCAGCAAGTCTTGAGTTGATGGACCCATTATGGAATTTACCATTTTCCCAGCCAACGAGTCCTCAGGAGTGCATAGGATTGCCgtcatttttatattcttcCCTGCCAACAAGTCCTGTTTTAGTGGGCTTATTATTGCCTTCCTTATCGGGTCTGCATTCTTTAACATATTTGTGTATTAATGATTGCGATCTTTTGTCAATCCCCGATGACATTGGCTGCCTGTCATCTTTAGAATGCTTAAACCTAAGtggaaataattttgtttcCCTTCCTGAAAGCATGTCCCAACTCTTTAATCTTCGAAGACTCTATTTGGAGGGTTGCAAGAGGCTTCAATCATTGGGAAATGTTCTGTCAACTATTGATTCTGTAATTGCAAACGATTGTAGCTCACTGGAGAGATTGCCAGAACTACAATTTTATCCTTTTATGTCAAATCACTCCCTTTTCCAATGTTTCAACTGCTTCAAATTGGTTGACTATATTCAAAATGGCAGTAACATGcttcag GGACTACCAAATATTGTTATTCCTGGAGGTGAAATTCCAAAATGGTTTAGCAATGAGTTTCAGGGTGATAACATACAATTGTCTTTTCCTGGGTGTGATGAGCTAATGGGAATTGTGTTGTGTGTTGTTTTTGTACCCAATGGGTCACATCAATATCATAGAAATTGGaattttacatgtatttttCAGCTCAATGGACTTAAGATTGCAGATTTCTCACAATCTTATTATTTTACGACAAAATATGGTAGAATTGAATCTCCTCATATTTGGCTGCTATATTTGTCCACTCACCGTTCCGTCTCCAATTGGGGCAAAATATGTAGTCGCATTGATGCCAATGGATTCCGTCAACTCAAGATTCAAATATTTGCAGAGGTGGTGGAGAAAATTGGGGTTCAGTTGGTATACAAGCAAGACATGGAAGATCCCAATCAAACCATGGCACAGTGCATCAGCAACAACAGCACACTGTATGAGGATTTTGGCGTAGTACATCATGATATTGACAATTCACCCATAGAAAGTAGCAGAAATAAGCAAAGCCGTGATGTGGATGATGGGGCTGGACCTAGTGGAGAAGGCTACTCTAATGAGGAACCACAGCCAAAGTGGATTCAAGGGGAAATTTTCGACTACTTTGCCA TGGAAGGAGGGGATCAAATATCCAAGAAGCTTGAATCCATTCACGGAGGGAAGGAGGATATTTACCAAGACATTGAAGATCCCAATCAAACTTTGACACAGTTAAGCATTAACAGCAGGAAGCTCTATGAGGAACTGGGTGATCTCAGCCATGATTCTTACAATTCAGCTGCAGAAGGTAGCAGAATTAAGCGAAGACTTGATGAGGAAGATGGGGCTGGACCTAGCGGAGAAGGCTACTCTAACAATGAACCACATCCAAAGACTCGGAGGATGTATGGCTGA
- the LOC126702653 gene encoding disease resistance protein RPV1-like isoform X36 — protein MALLDMKTDSSSFPSSSSAAVRWNYDVFLSFRGKDTRYNFVGHLYEALIQKGIHIFKDDINLDRGRPILPELLKAIGESRFAIVIISEDYASSDSCLVELAHIIHCKKEMGMTILPVFHHVDPSNIRKQLGTFEQAFIEHEKKENKETVEKWRDALREVGSLSGWHLKEYCSEIENIKDIVGCISLHLKYDALPYIAKDLVGINSRMEEFESHLALGSNDVRFIGIWGMGGMGKTTLARVVYYMVSIKFEACSFIEDVRERSERDGLVTLQQDLISDILKGTDLKIRDKYDGVINIRNRLRCKRILLVLDDVDKLDQLKFLVGEHDWFGPGSRIIITTRDEHVLKTHEVNEIYEVDGLNDEHALRLFSSKAFKGKHVPNDYLELSKHFLNYARGLPLALEVLGSFLNGKSIAEWKSALERLKDFPERIILQALKISFDGLRDAEKEIFLHIACFLNHKEKDHVLEVLDSLGLHPVIGLKELIDKSLLKITYMHIVWMHDLLEEMGKDIVRNECLNDPGKRSRLWCYKDIESVLKKNKGMKAVQAMHILCNYDKDEHEVKETCWSPEAISQMYNLKFLRIYGIFQDPQHLPNSLRVLCWSYYPSNSLPSTFQPDELVMLCLPHSRNEQLCIGIKNFDKLKIIDLSSSGFIISPDFTGVPNLEKLNLSSCQKLRELHPSVGILKKLVHFDLKFCENLVCLPNTICSLNSLERLDLCGCSNFDNLPENLGNLKGLKNLHLSGTAIKELPSSIDGLTTLTSLTLNDCKNLVCLPSIICSLNSLERLDLYGCSNFDNLPENLGNLKGLKNLHLSGTAIKELPSSIDGLTTLTSLTLNDCKNLVCLPSTICSLNSLERLDLCGCSNFDNLLENLGNLNGLKNLHLSGTAIKELPSSIDGLTTLTSLTLWSCRNLVCLPNTICCLISLECLEISGCSSFEYLPENLGNVKGLKKLGLSGSAIKELPSSIERLMHLTSLNLLDCFNLGCLPNTTCGFKFHGTLDLSTCSRFKNLPEMPWIIEGLLMLDLSNTVIEEMPSSIGRLTDLTALTLRFCMNLVRLPSTICSWKSLESLDLLGCLKFKNLPKNIGNMKDLEVLNLCWTSIIEFPSSIVLLKNLKHLYIRGWKLSEFYSQSASLELMDPLWNLPFSQPTSPQECIGLPSFLYSSLPTSPVLVGLLLPSLSGLHSLTYLCINDCDLLSIPDDIGCLSSLECLNLSGNNFVSLPESMSQLFNLRRLYLEGCKRLQSLGNVLSTIDSVIANDCSSLERLPELQFYPFMSNHSLFQCFNCFKLVDYIQNGSNMLQGLPNIVIPGGEIPKWFSNEFQGDNIQLSFPGCDELMGIVLCVVFVPNGSHQYHRNWNFTCIFQLNGLKIADFSQSYYFTTKYGRIESPHIWLLYLSTHRSVSNWGKICSRIDANGFRQLKIQIFAEVVEKIGVQLVYKQDMEDPNQTMAQCISNNSTLYEDFGVVHHDIDNSPIESSRNKQSRDVDDGAGPSGEGYSNEEPQPKWIQGEIFDYFAMEGGDQISKKLESIHGGKEDIYQDIEDPNQTLTQLSINSRKLYEELGDLSHDSYNSAAEGSRIKRRLDEEDGAGPSGEGYSNNEPHPKTRRMYG, from the exons ATGGCTTTATTGGACATGAAGACGGACTCGTCATCTTTCCCAAGTTCTTCTTCAGCTGCTGTCCGATGGAATTATGACGTCTTTCTCAGTTTCAGAGGCAAGGACACCCGCTACAATTTTGTGGGTCATCTTTATGAAGCTTTGATACAAAAAGGCATTCACATTTTTAAAGACGATATAAACCTTGACAGAGGAAGACCCATCTTACCAGAGCTGTTGAAAGCAATAGGGGAGTCGAGATTTGCTATTGTCATTATCTCAGAAGACTACGCATCTTCAGATTCGTGTTTAGTTGAACTTGCACACATCATTCACTGCAAGAAAGAGATGGGAATGACAATTCTGCCTGTTTTTCACCATGTGGATCCATCCAATATACGGAAACAACTGGGAACTTTTGAGcaggcatttattgaacatgaAAAAAAGGAGAACAAAGAGACGGTGGAGAAATGGAGAGATGCTTTGAGAGAAGTGGGCAGCCTGAGCGGATGGCATTTAAAGGAATATTG CTCTGAGATAGAAAACATCAAAGACATCGTGGGATGTATATCGCTTCACTTGAAATATGATGCATTACCATACATTGCCAAGGACCTAGTAGGAATAAACTCTCGAATGGAGGAATTTGAGTCGCATTTAGCTTTAGGGTCAAACGATGTTCGCTTTATAGGGATTTGGGGGATGGGGGGAATGGGCAAGACAACTCTTGCTAGAGTTGTTTATTATATGGTTTCTATTAAATTTGAAGCTTGTAGTTTTATTGAGGATGTTAGGGAAAGATCTGAAAGAGATGGTTTAGTTACACTACAACAGGATCTTATTTCTGATATTTTGAAGGGAACAGATTTGAAAATTAGAGATAAGTATGATGGAGTTATCAATATCAGGAATAGGTTACGTTGTAAAAGGATTCTTCTTGTCCTTGATGATGTAGATAAATTGGACCAGTTGAAATTCTTAGTTGGGGAGCATGATTGGTTTGGTCCGGGCAGTAGAATTATCATAACAACAAGAGATGAGCATGTGTTGAAAACACATGAAGTAAATGAAATATATGAAGTTGATGGATTGAATGATGAACATGCTCTTCGACTATTTTCATCAAAAGCCTTTAAAGGCAAACATGTCCCAAATGATTATTTAGAGCTGTCTAAACATTTTTTGAATTATGCTAGGGGCCTTCCATTAGCTCTTGAGGTTTTAGGTTCATTTTTGAATGGAAAAAGTATTGCTGAATGGAAAAGTGCATTAGAGAGGCTCAAAGATTTTCCTGAGAGAATCATTCTCCAAGCACTTAAAATAAGTTTCGATGGACTCCGTGATGCAGAGAAGGAAATATTCCTGCATATTGCATGCTTCCTTAACCACAAGGAGAAAGATCATGTATTAGAAGTACTGGATAGTCTTGGCCTTCATCCTGTCATTGGATTGAAGGAACTCATTGATAAATCCCTCTTGAAAATTACGTATATGCATATAGTGTGGATGCATGATTTACTAGAAGAAATGGGGAAGGACATAGTTCGTAACGAGTGCCTTAATGATCCTGGAAAGCGTAGTAGATTGTGGTGTTATAAGGACATTGAAAGCgtgttgaaaaaaaataag GGAATGAAAGCAGTTCAAGCCAtgcatattttgtgtaattatgATAAAGATGAACATGAAGTAAAAGAGACATGTTGGAGCCCTGAGGCCATTTCGCAAATGTACAATCTTAAATTTCTTAGAATTTATGGTATTTTCCAGGATCCTCAACATCTTCCAAATTCTTTAAGAGTTCTCTGTTGGAGTTATTATCCTTCAAATTCTCTACCGTCAACTTTCCAGCCAGATGAGCTTGTTATGCTTTGTTTGCCACATAGCAGAAATGAACAACTTTGCATAGGAATAAAG aattttgacaagttgaagatCATCGACTTGTCTTCGTCGGGCTTCATTATATCCCCAGACTTCACTGGAGTCCCAAATCTTGAGAAATTAAATCTTTCATCTTGTCAAAAATTACGTGAGCTTCACCCATCCGTTGGAATTCTTAAAAAGCTTGTTCATTTTGATCTAAAGTTTTGCGAAAATCTTGTGTGTCTTCCTAACACCATTTGTAGTTTGAATTCACTTGAACGGCTTGATCTTTGTGG ATGCtcaaattttgacaacttgCCGGAGAACCTAGGGAATCTCAAAG GTCTCAAGAACCTTCACTTGAGTGGAACAGCTATAAAAGAGTTGCCTTCATCAATTGATGGTTTGACAACCCTTACTTCATTGACTCTTAACGATTGTAAGAATCTTGTGTGTCTTCCTAGCATCATTTGTAGTTTGAATTCACTTGAAAGGCTTGATCTTTATGGGTGCtcaaattttgacaacttgCCGGAGAACCTAGGAAATCTCAAAGGTCTCAAGAACCTTCACTTGAGTGGAACAGCTATAAAAGAATTGCCTTCATCAATTGATGGTTTGACAACCCTTACTTCATTGACTCTTAACGATTGTAAGAATCTTGTGTGTCTTCCTAGCACCATTTGTAGTTTGAATTCACTTGAAAGGCTTGATCTTTGTGGGTGCtcaaattttgacaacttgCTGGAGAACCTAGGAAATCTCAATGGTCTCAAGAACCTTCACTTGAGTGGAACAGCTATAAAAGAGTTGCCTTCATCAATTGATGGTTTGACAACCCTTACTTCATTGACTCTTTGGAGTTGCAGAAATCTTGTGTGTCTTCCTAACACCATTTGTTGTTTGATATCGCTTGAATGTCTTGAGATTTCTGGGTGCTCAAGTTTTGAATACTTGCCAGAGAATCTAGGGAATGTCAAAGGCCTAAAGAAGCTTGGTTTGAGTGGATCAGCTATAAAGGAGTTGCCTTCATCAATTGAACGTTTGATGCACCTTACTTCATTGAATTTGCTTGATTGCTTTAATCTTGGGTGTCTTCCTAACACAACTTGTGGTTTTAAGTTCCATGGCACTCTTGATCTTTCTACATGCTCAAGATTCAAAAACTTGCCAGAGATGCCATGGATAATCGAAGGTCTATTGATGCTTGATTTGAGTAATACAGTTATAGAAGAGATGCCTTCATCAATTGGCCGTTTGACTGACCTTACTGCATTGACTCTAAGATTTTGCATGAATCTTGTGCGCCTTCCTAGCACCATTTGTAGTTGGAAATCGCTTGAATCTCTTGATCTTTTAGGatgtttaaaattcaaaaacttgcCAAAGAACATAGGAAATATGAAAGATTTGGAGGTGCTCAATTTGTGTTGGACATCCATAATAGAGTTTCCTTCTTCCATTGTTCTCCTTAAAAATCTCAAACATCTATATATTCGTGGATGGAAATTATCTGAATTTTATTCCCAGTCAGCAAGTCTTGAGTTGATGGACCCATTATGGAATTTACCATTTTCCCAGCCAACGAGTCCTCAGGAGTGCATAGGATTGCCgtcatttttatattcttcCCTGCCAACAAGTCCTGTTTTAGTGGGCTTATTATTGCCTTCCTTATCGGGTCTGCATTCTTTAACATATTTGTGTATTAATGATTGCGATCTTTTGTCAATCCCCGATGACATTGGCTGCCTGTCATCTTTAGAATGCTTAAACCTAAGtggaaataattttgtttcCCTTCCTGAAAGCATGTCCCAACTCTTTAATCTTCGAAGACTCTATTTGGAGGGTTGCAAGAGGCTTCAATCATTGGGAAATGTTCTGTCAACTATTGATTCTGTAATTGCAAACGATTGTAGCTCACTGGAGAGATTGCCAGAACTACAATTTTATCCTTTTATGTCAAATCACTCCCTTTTCCAATGTTTCAACTGCTTCAAATTGGTTGACTATATTCAAAATGGCAGTAACATGcttcag GGACTACCAAATATTGTTATTCCTGGAGGTGAAATTCCAAAATGGTTTAGCAATGAGTTTCAGGGTGATAACATACAATTGTCTTTTCCTGGGTGTGATGAGCTAATGGGAATTGTGTTGTGTGTTGTTTTTGTACCCAATGGGTCACATCAATATCATAGAAATTGGaattttacatgtatttttCAGCTCAATGGACTTAAGATTGCAGATTTCTCACAATCTTATTATTTTACGACAAAATATGGTAGAATTGAATCTCCTCATATTTGGCTGCTATATTTGTCCACTCACCGTTCCGTCTCCAATTGGGGCAAAATATGTAGTCGCATTGATGCCAATGGATTCCGTCAACTCAAGATTCAAATATTTGCAGAGGTGGTGGAGAAAATTGGGGTTCAGTTGGTATACAAGCAAGACATGGAAGATCCCAATCAAACCATGGCACAGTGCATCAGCAACAACAGCACACTGTATGAGGATTTTGGCGTAGTACATCATGATATTGACAATTCACCCATAGAAAGTAGCAGAAATAAGCAAAGCCGTGATGTGGATGATGGGGCTGGACCTAGTGGAGAAGGCTACTCTAATGAGGAACCACAGCCAAAGTGGATTCAAGGGGAAATTTTCGACTACTTTGCCA TGGAAGGAGGGGATCAAATATCCAAGAAGCTTGAATCCATTCACGGAGGGAAGGAGGATATTTACCAAGACATTGAAGATCCCAATCAAACTTTGACACAGTTAAGCATTAACAGCAGGAAGCTCTATGAGGAACTGGGTGATCTCAGCCATGATTCTTACAATTCAGCTGCAGAAGGTAGCAGAATTAAGCGAAGACTTGATGAGGAAGATGGGGCTGGACCTAGCGGAGAAGGCTACTCTAACAATGAACCACATCCAAAGACTCGGAGGATGTATGGCTGA